In Luteibacter mycovicinus, a genomic segment contains:
- a CDS encoding autotransporter-associated beta strand repeat-containing protein, which yields MNRTYRLVWNRALRVVQVASELSSSEGAAADGTNAAPPRMTRLFSALLAAGLCLSSAVVFAQNAAPGGSGNSAAAGRVLSGAGGAGNGTGGQATHVDSSFDASVIDGASANNGVGGSGASGIDDPEGATGVGGAGGTVGAPGTVIVGGRGGDGSTGHAPGGGGGGGAGVYTSATSYNVSATTITGGAGGHGGGQDLIAGGAGGGGGGAGLVSGVASGFVLNLSAGQSITGGAGGAGGAGSTTGVSVGGGGGGGGDGVLITGTAGKVTNANGATITGGVGGAAGGGNSASGGSGASGAGIRALASGLHVTNNGTIAGGTATGNGAAGNAIVTQDSADIENYGTLAGGAFTGGHASAVLFNGAGNVLGLHAGTVIQGAIELASNASASIVADAAVSLNGVTLDGGTADVVFNATNGGSIDLGGDLTGTGNVRSTGVGSLTLDNVNLTGSLALSHTGGTHTAGTVQTTGAQTYLGGVTLDGATLFSSASNIGFNGVTAGTDALSVTAGGTITASGVVTLGGSSVFTALGHDITMTNAGNRFAGLLTATGRNIAIASNSALSVGPVSATGNVTLTGTAITLQNDLQATGTLTLTGDSVTQTAGGVVVGTLTGSTTGDFVLASTNNAIATLGNLTAQNATLAGATPLNITGTVNVQSLALSSAGRSVLTGTLTSTGNITLQSGTELAVGGGGTTGALTGNVVDNGTLSFNRSNNVSFTGDLSGAGALVKNGAGKLLFDGDGSGFTGNTTVSAGSLIVGSAANSTAVLGGPNGAGAGVTVNGSGTLGGHGTIATNVDVLSGGTLSPGNSVGTLTVDGNLTLEQGSTLQAEFGGLGSGDQVVVSGNLALNGATLNVVDAGGMTNGVYNLFSTGGTLSTSNGGLVLGTTPAGHPLTLQYLTSFGQVNLIDNSTSNLSFWNANGLASATQMGGGTGVWSTTAPNWTDATGTQPNGQMSPQPGFAIFGGAAGTVTVDGTPGQLQATGMQFLTDGYTLTGDSVQLLTTDGTTPIIRVGDGTASSAPYTATVSSVLTGNQGMEKADAGTLVLTAANTYTGNTVVSGGTLAVSADNNLGDAANGVTLQGGTLGITGTSFTTTDRALTLASGTGGTLAVADAGNVFNWHGGITGAGTLTVQGPGTLLLDHANSYTGDTVVNGTLQLAANGAIGTGTLVLNGGSRVALYAPGTTLANSVVVGGETTLDTGAGTATLTGAVSSAAGSDTSLDIVHKTGTGTLLLANAVSLGAVNIDAGTLQIGNGATSGSLEGNVVNNGALVFQRADNTSFGGVLSGAGTVSKLGAANLQLTGDSSAFAGSTTVSSGSLQVDGSLGGSLTFASGTTFTGNGTAGNVTLQSGSILSPGGAGIGKLATAGDLTVAAGTQYSLDLDNTGKSDTVSVGGKATLQGGSVVSLASAAGKWSPTATYTILTAANGVSGTFSNVSSNLAFLTPQLAYTANALNLTLIRNDILFADIGATRNQKATAAAIESIGEDQPVFDTVVKLDAASARRAYDQLSGEIHANLQGAIADDDRYKREAINQHLLTQFADETEDSFATWASAWGHRGHHEEDGNASKLDASGSGVFVGADKGIADRSRIGVALGSGRVSADARDDSASGNTLTAAIYGGADLGDVMIQAGGIYSRYDIDTHRTVDVDSLAGRLSGTTKAHSLQGFVEGSYEFRWDSGALAPFLNIAQQQLRTNSSDERGSNAALHVMGSKSDLTYGTLGVRGRKDFGEDGRFGIFGSVGWQHAAGDTDTSSKQRFLEGGNAFQVMGTPVGKNAGVGVFGVRFLATPTVTIDASWNGQFASEAKDQSARLALNWVF from the coding sequence ATGAATCGCACTTACCGTCTCGTATGGAACAGAGCCCTGCGCGTTGTCCAGGTCGCTTCGGAACTCTCGTCGAGCGAGGGCGCCGCAGCGGACGGCACGAATGCCGCGCCGCCGCGGATGACGCGTCTGTTCAGCGCGTTGCTGGCAGCCGGCCTTTGCTTATCGTCTGCCGTGGTCTTCGCGCAGAACGCGGCGCCTGGCGGCTCCGGCAACTCCGCGGCGGCCGGAAGGGTCCTCTCGGGCGCGGGCGGCGCGGGTAACGGGACGGGCGGGCAGGCGACGCATGTCGATTCGTCCTTCGACGCGAGCGTGATCGACGGCGCATCCGCGAACAACGGCGTGGGTGGCTCGGGCGCGTCAGGCATCGACGACCCCGAGGGGGCGACAGGCGTGGGTGGCGCGGGTGGTACGGTAGGCGCGCCGGGCACGGTGATCGTCGGCGGACGCGGCGGGGATGGCAGCACGGGCCATGCCCCGGGTGGCGGTGGCGGTGGCGGCGCGGGTGTCTATACCTCGGCGACGAGCTACAACGTTTCCGCTACCACCATCACGGGCGGCGCGGGCGGACATGGTGGCGGGCAGGATCTGATTGCCGGTGGGGCCGGGGGCGGTGGCGGTGGGGCCGGTCTGGTGTCGGGCGTCGCCAGCGGCTTCGTTCTCAATCTGTCAGCAGGGCAGTCGATCACGGGCGGTGCCGGCGGCGCGGGTGGCGCGGGCAGCACCACCGGCGTCTCGGTCGGTGGCGGTGGTGGCGGTGGTGGCGACGGCGTACTCATCACGGGTACGGCGGGTAAGGTCACCAATGCCAATGGAGCCACGATCACAGGCGGCGTGGGCGGCGCCGCCGGTGGGGGCAATTCGGCGTCGGGCGGCAGCGGCGCGTCCGGCGCCGGTATCCGTGCGCTGGCCTCGGGATTGCACGTCACCAACAATGGCACGATCGCCGGTGGTACGGCGACCGGCAACGGCGCGGCGGGCAACGCGATCGTGACCCAGGACAGCGCCGACATCGAGAACTACGGCACCCTCGCGGGTGGCGCGTTCACCGGCGGCCATGCATCGGCGGTGCTCTTCAACGGCGCCGGCAATGTGCTGGGGCTGCACGCGGGTACCGTGATTCAAGGCGCCATCGAGCTTGCCAGTAACGCGAGCGCCTCGATCGTCGCGGATGCCGCCGTATCACTGAATGGCGTCACGCTCGACGGCGGCACGGCCGACGTCGTCTTCAACGCGACCAACGGCGGCTCGATCGACCTCGGTGGCGACCTTACCGGCACGGGCAACGTCCGTAGCACGGGCGTGGGCAGCCTGACGCTGGACAACGTCAACCTTACCGGCTCGCTGGCGCTGAGCCACACCGGCGGTACCCATACCGCGGGCACCGTGCAGACGACCGGCGCGCAGACCTACCTCGGTGGCGTGACGCTGGACGGCGCCACGCTGTTTTCCAGCGCCTCGAACATCGGCTTCAACGGCGTGACCGCCGGCACCGACGCCCTCAGCGTCACCGCCGGTGGCACGATCACCGCCAGCGGCGTGGTCACGCTCGGTGGCAGCAGTGTCTTCACCGCGCTCGGTCATGACATCACGATGACCAACGCGGGCAACCGCTTTGCCGGACTGCTGACCGCGACGGGCCGCAATATCGCCATTGCTTCGAACAGCGCGTTATCCGTGGGTCCGGTCAGCGCCACGGGCAATGTCACGCTGACCGGCACCGCCATCACACTGCAGAACGATCTGCAGGCGACGGGCACGCTGACGCTCACCGGTGACAGTGTCACGCAGACCGCGGGCGGCGTAGTGGTCGGGACCCTGACGGGCAGCACGACCGGCGACTTCGTCCTTGCGAGCACCAATAACGCCATCGCCACGCTGGGTAACCTCACGGCGCAGAACGCGACGCTTGCGGGCGCCACACCACTCAACATCACCGGCACGGTCAACGTGCAGTCCCTCGCGTTGTCGTCGGCCGGCCGCTCGGTGCTGACCGGTACGCTCACGTCGACCGGCAACATCACGCTCCAGTCCGGGACGGAACTCGCCGTCGGTGGTGGCGGGACTACCGGTGCGCTTACCGGCAACGTGGTGGACAACGGCACGCTGTCGTTCAACCGTTCCAATAACGTCAGCTTTACGGGCGATCTCAGCGGCGCGGGTGCGCTGGTGAAGAACGGCGCGGGCAAGCTGTTGTTCGACGGCGACGGCAGCGGCTTCACGGGGAACACCACGGTCAGCGCCGGCAGCCTGATCGTCGGCAGCGCGGCGAACAGCACGGCGGTGCTTGGCGGCCCGAACGGCGCGGGTGCCGGCGTCACGGTCAATGGCAGTGGCACGCTCGGTGGCCACGGCACCATCGCGACGAACGTCGACGTCCTCTCGGGCGGTACGTTGTCGCCGGGCAATTCCGTAGGAACGCTGACGGTCGACGGCAATCTCACCCTCGAGCAGGGCAGCACGCTGCAGGCCGAGTTTGGTGGGCTTGGCTCGGGCGACCAGGTGGTCGTGTCGGGCAACCTCGCTCTCAACGGTGCCACGCTCAACGTCGTCGATGCCGGTGGCATGACCAACGGCGTCTACAATCTTTTCAGCACCGGTGGCACGCTCAGCACGAGCAACGGCGGTCTGGTGCTCGGCACGACGCCGGCGGGCCACCCGCTGACGCTGCAGTATCTGACCAGCTTCGGCCAGGTGAACCTGATCGATAACTCGACCTCGAACCTGAGCTTCTGGAACGCCAACGGCCTCGCCTCCGCTACGCAGATGGGCGGCGGCACCGGCGTCTGGTCGACCACCGCGCCGAACTGGACCGACGCCACCGGCACGCAGCCGAACGGTCAGATGTCGCCGCAGCCGGGCTTTGCCATCTTCGGTGGCGCCGCGGGCACGGTCACGGTCGACGGTACGCCAGGCCAGCTCCAGGCGACGGGCATGCAGTTCCTCACCGACGGCTACACGCTGACCGGTGACTCGGTACAGCTGCTGACCACCGATGGCACGACGCCGATCATCCGAGTCGGCGACGGTACGGCCAGCAGTGCGCCGTACACGGCGACGGTGTCGAGCGTGCTGACGGGCAACCAGGGCATGGAGAAGGCCGACGCGGGTACGCTCGTGCTGACCGCGGCCAATACGTATACGGGTAACACCGTGGTTTCGGGTGGCACGCTTGCCGTCTCTGCCGATAACAACCTGGGCGATGCCGCCAATGGTGTGACGCTTCAGGGCGGCACGCTGGGTATTACCGGCACGTCCTTCACCACGACCGACCGGGCGCTGACCCTCGCCTCCGGCACGGGCGGCACGCTGGCGGTCGCCGATGCGGGCAACGTCTTCAACTGGCACGGCGGCATCACTGGCGCGGGTACGCTCACCGTGCAGGGCCCGGGCACGCTGCTGCTCGATCATGCCAACAGCTACACCGGCGACACCGTGGTCAACGGCACGCTGCAGCTCGCCGCGAACGGCGCCATCGGCACCGGTACGCTGGTGCTCAATGGCGGTAGTCGCGTCGCGCTGTACGCGCCCGGCACGACGCTGGCCAATTCGGTGGTCGTCGGCGGCGAGACCACGCTCGACACCGGCGCGGGCACCGCGACGCTGACCGGCGCGGTGTCGTCCGCGGCGGGTAGCGACACCTCGCTCGACATCGTGCACAAGACCGGCACGGGCACGCTGTTGCTTGCGAACGCGGTCTCGCTGGGCGCCGTCAATATCGACGCCGGTACGCTGCAGATCGGCAACGGCGCGACCAGCGGCAGTCTGGAGGGCAATGTCGTGAACAACGGTGCGCTGGTTTTCCAGCGCGCCGACAACACGAGCTTCGGCGGTGTGCTCAGCGGCGCGGGTACCGTCAGCAAGCTCGGCGCAGCCAATCTGCAGCTCACCGGTGACAGCTCGGCATTCGCTGGCTCGACCACGGTGAGCTCGGGCAGCCTCCAGGTCGACGGCTCGCTCGGCGGCTCGCTCACCTTCGCCAGCGGCACGACGTTCACCGGTAACGGCACCGCGGGCAACGTCACGTTGCAGAGCGGATCGATCCTGTCGCCAGGCGGTGCGGGCATCGGCAAGCTCGCCACCGCGGGCGACCTCACCGTCGCCGCCGGCACGCAGTACTCGCTGGACCTCGACAATACCGGCAAGAGCGACACGGTCAGCGTCGGCGGCAAGGCGACGCTGCAAGGGGGCTCGGTCGTCAGCCTTGCGAGTGCCGCAGGCAAGTGGAGCCCGACCGCGACGTACACGATCCTGACCGCCGCCAACGGTGTCAGTGGCACGTTCAGCAATGTGTCGAGCAACCTCGCGTTCCTGACACCCCAGCTGGCGTACACCGCCAACGCGTTGAACCTCACGCTCATCCGCAACGACATCCTGTTTGCCGACATCGGTGCTACCCGCAACCAGAAGGCGACGGCAGCGGCGATCGAATCGATCGGCGAGGACCAGCCTGTGTTCGACACGGTGGTGAAGCTCGACGCCGCTTCGGCACGTCGTGCCTACGACCAATTGTCGGGTGAAATTCACGCCAACCTGCAGGGTGCCATCGCGGACGACGACCGTTACAAGCGCGAAGCGATCAACCAGCACCTGCTGACCCAGTTCGCCGATGAAACGGAAGACTCGTTCGCGACGTGGGCCTCGGCATGGGGCCATCGCGGCCACCATGAAGAAGACGGCAATGCGTCGAAGCTGGATGCCAGCGGTAGCGGCGTCTTCGTCGGTGCGGACAAGGGCATCGCGGATCGCTCGCGTATCGGTGTGGCGCTCGGCAGCGGTCGTGTCTCCGCCGATGCGCGCGACGATTCCGCCAGCGGCAATACGCTGACGGCGGCGATCTATGGCGGCGCCGACCTCGGCGACGTGATGATTCAGGCCGGCGGCATCTATTCGCGTTACGACATCGACACGCATCGCACGGTCGACGTGGATTCGCTGGCCGGTCGCCTGAGCGGCACCACCAAGGCGCACTCGCTGCAGGGTTTCGTCGAAGGCTCCTACGAGTTCCGTTGGGACAGCGGTGCGCTGGCGCCGTTCCTCAACATCGCCCAGCAGCAGCTTCGCACCAACTCGTCCGACGAGCGCGGTTCGAATGCGGCGTTGCACGTGATGGGCAGCAAGAGCGACCTGACCTACGGCACCCTCGGCGTACGCGGGCGTAAGGACTTCGGCGAAGACGGCCGCTTCGGCATCTTCGGCAGCGTGGGCTGGCAGCACGCGGCCGGCGACACCGACACGAGCAGCAAGCAGCGCTTCCTCGAAGGCGGCAACGCGTTCCAAGTGATGGGCACGCCGGTCGGGAAGAATGCGGGCGTGGGCGTCTTCGGTGTCCGTTTCCTCGCGACGCCGACCGTCACCATCGATGCCTCGTGGAATGGTCAGTTCGCCAGCGAGGCGAAGGACCAGTCGGCTCGCCTGGCACTCAACTGGGTGTTCTGA
- a CDS encoding outer membrane protein assembly factor BamE encodes MKIAGAFAVAALTVAAMAGCSALDHKTGTQISQETLNSFTKGKTRREDVIAAIGQPPKKSEVMGKEVWNYTFTRIAAMPFQPNEHEDAVFEFDKKGILLNAYKTSGSAGQSGNALLDAAGM; translated from the coding sequence ATGAAGATCGCTGGAGCTTTCGCCGTCGCAGCCCTGACCGTCGCCGCCATGGCCGGATGCAGCGCACTCGACCACAAAACGGGCACCCAGATCAGCCAGGAGACCCTGAACTCCTTCACCAAAGGCAAGACCCGCCGAGAAGATGTCATCGCCGCCATCGGCCAGCCGCCAAAGAAGTCCGAGGTGATGGGCAAGGAAGTCTGGAACTATACGTTCACACGTATCGCCGCCATGCCGTTCCAGCCTAACGAGCACGAAGACGCCGTCTTCGAATTCGACAAGAAGGGCATTCTTCTCAATGCCTACAAGACGAGCGGAAGCGCGGGACAGAGCGGTAACGCGCTGCTGGATGCCGCGGGCATGTAA
- a CDS encoding restriction endonuclease has translation MRFTKPVRFRHDDALTRVSRSEFERLVATYYRERGYIVEHAGPDLAGHSDDVGIGSNLTLTRGDEITVVQCKHWVAQQVPHHDVHQLMGVMHAAGATRAIVVSSGEFTRPAIEAASRFPHVTLIDGVGIRAMLGKVSEPPLPVLSANDTAPWADVDDRTPGRAPVFAAVGAVIVMALMLCVMYGVYIHEIQRAQMQAMQQSASQPHAGTAERVAQTPAPVVPDVP, from the coding sequence ATGAGGTTCACCAAACCTGTGCGTTTTCGGCACGACGACGCACTCACCCGTGTATCGCGGAGTGAGTTCGAGCGACTCGTCGCCACCTACTATCGGGAACGAGGCTACATCGTCGAGCATGCCGGCCCGGATCTCGCGGGTCACAGTGACGACGTCGGCATCGGCAGCAACCTCACGCTGACGCGTGGCGACGAAATCACCGTCGTTCAGTGCAAGCACTGGGTCGCACAGCAGGTGCCGCACCATGACGTGCACCAGTTGATGGGCGTCATGCATGCCGCCGGGGCCACCCGCGCCATCGTGGTCAGCTCGGGTGAATTCACCCGCCCCGCCATCGAGGCGGCGTCGCGGTTTCCGCATGTCACGCTGATCGACGGGGTGGGCATACGCGCCATGCTCGGCAAGGTCTCCGAGCCGCCGCTTCCCGTACTGTCCGCCAATGACACCGCGCCCTGGGCCGACGTGGACGACCGGACACCAGGTCGCGCGCCGGTCTTCGCCGCCGTGGGTGCCGTGATCGTGATGGCTTTGATGCTGTGCGTGATGTACGGCGTGTACATCCACGAGATCCAGCGGGCACAGATGCAGGCCATGCAGCAGTCGGCAAGCCAGCCTCACGCCGGAACGGCGGAGCGCGTGGCACAGACTCCCGCCCCGGTCGTACCCGACGTTCCGTAA